A single window of Rubripirellula lacrimiformis DNA harbors:
- the cmk gene encoding (d)CMP kinase translates to MIVTIDGPAGAGKSSIARQVADRLGFEFLDTGAMYRAVTLGAIRAQIEFSDVDALVAFAGTADLKWKGCRISLNGVDVTEEIRTPTVTGAIRYLADLPDVRRQLTLQQRRIAAGRSIVTEGRDQGTDVFPDADCKIFLTASPHERALRRHQQLADAGRHMAIEDVIAAQDRRDAEDRCRPVGALRPADDAVTLDTDGMSPDEVLDRTLQIIESAVQRDQVKDCS, encoded by the coding sequence GTGATCGTGACAATCGATGGTCCCGCCGGGGCTGGGAAAAGCAGCATTGCTCGCCAGGTCGCTGACCGATTGGGTTTCGAGTTCCTGGACACCGGGGCGATGTACCGTGCCGTCACGCTGGGGGCGATCCGAGCTCAAATCGAATTTTCGGACGTCGACGCACTGGTTGCTTTCGCCGGTACCGCGGATTTGAAGTGGAAGGGGTGTCGGATCTCGTTGAACGGGGTCGACGTCACCGAAGAAATTCGCACTCCGACAGTCACCGGGGCGATCCGCTACTTGGCTGATCTGCCGGACGTTCGTCGGCAATTGACGCTGCAACAACGCCGCATCGCCGCCGGCCGAAGCATCGTGACCGAAGGACGCGATCAGGGAACCGATGTGTTTCCGGACGCCGATTGCAAAATCTTTCTGACCGCGTCACCGCACGAACGCGCGCTGCGTCGCCACCAACAATTGGCCGATGCAGGACGACACATGGCGATCGAGGATGTGATCGCAGCCCAGGATCGACGGGATGCCGAGGACCGTTGTCGCCCAGTGGGTGCGCTGCGACCGGCTGACGATGCCGTCACGCTGGACACCGACGGAATGAGTCCGGATGAAGTCTTGGACAGAACCTTGCAGATCATCGAATCCGCGGTCCAGCGGGATCAGGTCAAAGATTGCTCGTGA